Proteins encoded within one genomic window of Bdellovibrionota bacterium:
- a CDS encoding cation:proton antiporter, protein MIDAMDFVSSALASTGNIHADPVGNVVLFLAVMLVAAKVGGDLASRVGQPAVLGELLAGIFLGNLVLLGFNGVEPIKTDVSVDILARIGVLILLFEVGLESTIAQMFKVGLSSLLVAVIGVTVPFALGWAVSSWLLPEKSAYVHAFIGATLTATSIGITARVLKDIDRSQTPEARIVLGAAVIDDVLGLVILAVVSGAIAAANVGGSLSFGDTVPIVFKATIFLVLALALGVYLSPKLFSVASKLRARGVLLATGLAFCFFLSWMSNAIGLAPIVGAFAAGLILEDVHYRDFVTRGEYSLDKLIHPISEFLVPIFFVLMGMHTDLRSFGKVGILGLAASLVVVGILGKLAAGLGAVGKGIDRLSIGIGMIPRGEVGLIFANTGLALMVGRERIVDADIFSAVVVMVVVTTLITPPALKWSLRNR, encoded by the coding sequence ATGATCGACGCGATGGACTTCGTATCGTCCGCCCTTGCATCGACGGGAAATATTCACGCGGACCCCGTTGGGAACGTGGTTCTCTTTCTTGCAGTCATGTTGGTCGCGGCGAAGGTGGGAGGCGATCTCGCTTCACGCGTCGGCCAGCCAGCGGTTTTAGGGGAACTCCTCGCCGGCATCTTTCTCGGAAATCTCGTCCTTTTGGGATTTAACGGAGTGGAGCCGATTAAAACCGACGTCTCGGTCGACATCCTTGCTCGAATCGGCGTTCTTATTTTGCTTTTTGAAGTCGGGTTGGAGTCGACCATCGCCCAAATGTTTAAGGTCGGCCTATCTTCTTTGCTCGTTGCCGTGATCGGCGTGACGGTCCCGTTCGCTTTGGGATGGGCCGTGAGTTCTTGGCTCCTTCCCGAGAAAAGTGCGTATGTTCACGCCTTTATCGGCGCCACGCTCACGGCTACGAGCATAGGGATCACCGCACGGGTTCTTAAGGACATTGACCGATCTCAAACCCCGGAGGCTCGGATCGTCCTCGGCGCGGCGGTGATCGACGATGTTCTCGGACTGGTGATTTTGGCCGTAGTCAGCGGAGCCATCGCCGCCGCGAATGTCGGAGGGAGTTTGTCTTTCGGGGACACAGTCCCCATTGTTTTCAAGGCGACGATCTTTCTCGTGCTGGCTCTTGCCTTAGGGGTCTATCTTTCGCCGAAACTCTTTTCCGTGGCTTCCAAATTGCGCGCCCGGGGGGTTCTGCTTGCCACGGGCCTCGCGTTTTGTTTTTTCCTTTCGTGGATGAGCAACGCGATCGGCTTGGCCCCGATCGTCGGAGCATTTGCGGCAGGGCTCATCCTTGAGGATGTGCACTACCGTGATTTCGTGACGCGCGGTGAATACTCGCTCGACAAGCTCATCCATCCCATTTCCGAGTTTTTGGTGCCCATCTTTTTCGTTCTGATGGGCATGCACACGGATTTGCGCTCGTTCGGAAAGGTAGGGATTTTGGGTCTGGCAGCCTCACTGGTGGTGGTGGGTATTTTGGGAAAGCTCGCGGCCGGGTTGGGAGCGGTTGGAAAAGGGATCGACCGACTTTCCATTGGAATCGGAATGATTCCAAGAGGAGAGGTCGGGCTAATATTTGCGAACACCGGACTTGCGCTCATGGTGGGCCGCGAACGGATTGTGGATGCTGACATCTTTTCAGCCGTGGTGGTGATGGTCGTTGTGACGACCTTGATTACGCCACCGGCCCTAAAGTGGAGTCTGCGAAATCGATGA
- the corA gene encoding magnesium/cobalt transporter CorA → MKRTLLDTSAVRWVDVVAPTPEELDELAKEFSLHPLIVQDCLEPEHLPKVEEIDGSLFIIVRTWDPSATPRASSVQQLTRKIAVFIREQLLLTIHRSELEILDKLSSDQKKSPPRASLNSFTLLIELWKRVILSYDAPLEKIEDELEALEAQVASARSAGRIDRTLHFQRRRLSTLRRLFWHTRNVVQHLPRDRKDHTVLLHDLADEVEHTMFYFDELVDDVTGLMTLEVSRASQRTNEVIRVLTIFSVFFMPLTFIVGVYGMNFTYMPELNWMLGYPFALGIMAGVTLTIWVWFRRKGWM, encoded by the coding sequence GTGAAACGAACGCTGCTGGACACATCCGCCGTTCGATGGGTGGACGTCGTGGCGCCAACACCGGAAGAACTGGACGAGTTGGCGAAGGAATTTTCGCTTCACCCCTTGATCGTTCAAGACTGCCTCGAACCGGAACATCTCCCCAAGGTGGAGGAAATCGACGGTTCTTTGTTCATCATCGTCCGCACGTGGGATCCGTCGGCTACTCCACGCGCCAGTAGCGTCCAACAGCTGACCCGAAAGATCGCCGTGTTCATCCGAGAACAACTTTTGCTGACGATCCACCGGTCGGAGCTGGAGATCCTCGACAAATTGTCGAGCGATCAAAAGAAGTCGCCTCCTCGCGCGTCCTTGAACTCGTTCACGCTTTTGATCGAGCTTTGGAAGAGGGTGATCCTCTCGTACGACGCGCCTCTGGAGAAGATTGAAGACGAGCTGGAAGCTCTGGAAGCGCAGGTCGCCTCCGCTCGATCTGCGGGGCGAATCGATCGAACGCTCCACTTCCAGCGACGGCGCCTGTCCACGCTCCGCCGACTTTTCTGGCATACACGCAACGTCGTCCAGCACCTGCCGAGGGATCGAAAGGACCACACCGTCCTTTTGCATGATTTAGCGGATGAGGTTGAACACACCATGTTCTATTTCGACGAGTTGGTGGACGACGTCACCGGCCTCATGACGCTGGAAGTTTCCCGCGCGTCCCAGCGCACAAATGAAGTCATCCGAGTGCTCACGATTTTTTCCGTCTTTTTCATGCCGCTGACGTTCATCGTCGGCGTATACGGGATGAACTTCACATACATGCCGGAACTCAACTGGATGCTGGGCTACCCGTTCGCCCTCGGCATCATGGCCGGTGTCACATTGACTATTTGGGTTTGGTTCCGCCGTAAAGGGTGGATGTAA
- a CDS encoding phosphomannose isomerase type II C-terminal cupin domain — protein MVTKNSSKIDPQVRAAEPPWGRWEVLLDESAYKIKRITVHPGKRLSYQKHAKRKEHWMIVQGEAQVTLDGKELHIRAGDAVDIPKGAAHRIANPGKTAMVFIEIQTGTYFGEDDIVRLEDDYGRT, from the coding sequence GTGGTAACGAAAAATAGTTCCAAAATCGATCCCCAAGTTCGTGCCGCCGAACCCCCTTGGGGGCGGTGGGAGGTTCTGCTCGACGAATCGGCTTATAAAATAAAGCGGATCACGGTCCATCCAGGAAAACGTTTGAGCTATCAGAAACATGCCAAAAGGAAGGAACACTGGATGATCGTGCAGGGCGAGGCACAGGTAACGCTCGACGGAAAAGAACTGCATATTCGGGCCGGCGACGCGGTCGATATTCCCAAGGGAGCCGCCCATCGCATCGCCAATCCCGGCAAAACGGCTATGGTCTTCATTGAAATTCAAACCGGAACCTACTTCGGTGAAGACGACATCGTCCGCTTGGAAGACGACTACGGGCGGACCTGA
- a CDS encoding DNA-3-methyladenine glycosylase, protein MRRHGRILPRPFYARPALVVAPELLGKVLCHASNGTLASGRIVEVEAYLDKDDPASHAYRGKTPRNSVMFGPAGFAYVYFTYGNHHCFNVVTGEDGMASAVLIRALEPLKGIEAMRRRRKKRDLYDLTTGPGKLTQALRIDRGRNGADLTQRPLWIEEDGEKDSIPYIQTPRIGISEGMDFPYRFLRSESSFVSKRVRSQVRP, encoded by the coding sequence ATGCGTCGTCACGGTCGAATTCTGCCGCGGCCATTCTACGCGCGACCCGCCCTGGTTGTCGCGCCTGAGCTTCTGGGAAAAGTCCTGTGCCACGCATCCAACGGTACGTTGGCTTCCGGTCGGATTGTCGAAGTGGAAGCCTATCTTGACAAGGACGATCCCGCGTCTCACGCGTACCGGGGAAAGACGCCGCGAAATTCGGTGATGTTCGGCCCGGCGGGTTTTGCCTATGTTTACTTCACATACGGCAATCATCACTGCTTCAATGTGGTGACGGGGGAGGATGGAATGGCAAGCGCCGTCCTGATTCGCGCGTTGGAGCCGCTGAAAGGAATCGAAGCCATGCGGCGTCGGCGTAAAAAGCGGGACCTTTATGACCTTACCACCGGGCCTGGAAAGTTGACGCAGGCACTCCGAATCGACCGCGGGAGGAACGGAGCGGATCTGACTCAAAGGCCTCTTTGGATCGAGGAGGACGGGGAAAAAGATTCCATTCCCTATATTCAAACCCCGCGAATCGGTATTTCGGAAGGGATGGATTTTCCCTATCGTTTTCTCCGTTCCGAATCCTCGTTTGTGTCCAAAAGAGTTCGGAGTCAGGTCCGCCCGTAG
- a CDS encoding DNA-binding domain-containing protein encodes MAPAKSRSPTLEEAQKALKSLILHDGESNDAGFDHAERLSVYAEGFFARLHEALQESYELVYRVVGEEESYALIHDYLHDFTPRSYNITEAGASFPEFLERHSVRETFPYLPDLARFEWAIVRAFHSKTETPLNRAALQELSPEQWDRVRFSFQPAVSVISSPWPIYDLWKARKKPDAEFPVPGKSDRRACHIVVYRSQFDVMTLEIETGEAELLRLLMNGSALGYACAQSSGRRSPADVTKGFARWVQLGLIVQIQVS; translated from the coding sequence ATGGCACCTGCGAAGTCTCGCTCGCCTACGCTTGAAGAGGCTCAGAAAGCTTTAAAAAGTCTGATCCTCCACGATGGCGAATCGAACGACGCCGGTTTCGATCACGCGGAGCGTCTGAGCGTTTACGCCGAAGGGTTTTTCGCCCGCCTCCACGAAGCATTGCAGGAATCTTATGAGCTGGTCTATCGGGTCGTCGGTGAAGAGGAGAGCTACGCGCTCATTCACGACTACCTTCATGACTTCACGCCTCGGTCGTACAACATCACCGAAGCGGGGGCTTCATTTCCGGAGTTCTTGGAGCGGCATTCGGTACGAGAGACGTTCCCCTATTTACCCGACTTAGCCCGTTTTGAATGGGCGATCGTCCGGGCCTTTCACTCGAAAACGGAAACGCCGTTAAACCGGGCCGCTTTGCAAGAACTTTCGCCGGAACAGTGGGACCGAGTTCGGTTTTCCTTTCAACCGGCCGTGTCGGTCATTTCATCTCCGTGGCCCATCTATGATTTGTGGAAGGCCAGGAAGAAACCGGACGCGGAATTTCCGGTTCCGGGCAAATCCGACCGTCGCGCCTGTCACATCGTCGTATATCGAAGTCAATTCGACGTCATGACATTGGAGATCGAAACCGGCGAGGCGGAGCTCCTTCGTCTGCTGATGAACGGATCCGCGCTCGGATATGCCTGCGCTCAATCATCCGGACGACGCTCTCCGGCGGACGTCACGAAAGGATTCGCCCGTTGGGTTCAGCTCGGCCTCATCGTCCAAATTCAAGTTTCCTAA
- the crcB gene encoding fluoride efflux transporter CrcB: MEKALWAGVGGFIGSAARYVMGGYIARLTQNLPFPVETLVINVVGCSLLGFLAGLAEFRGMFSAEARVFLFIGILGGFTTFSTFGYETVQLVRDGQQGWGWMNIALQIVLGIGSTWIGLTFSRMV; encoded by the coding sequence ATGGAAAAAGCCCTGTGGGCAGGAGTCGGTGGCTTTATTGGTTCAGCGGCACGGTACGTCATGGGCGGTTACATCGCCCGGCTCACGCAAAATCTCCCCTTCCCGGTAGAGACCCTTGTCATTAATGTCGTGGGATGTTCGCTCCTCGGATTTCTCGCGGGCCTGGCGGAGTTCCGCGGCATGTTTTCCGCCGAGGCGAGGGTCTTTCTTTTCATCGGCATCCTTGGAGGGTTCACAACGTTCTCAACCTTCGGATACGAAACGGTCCAACTCGTCCGCGACGGCCAACAGGGTTGGGGTTGGATGAACATAGCACTTCAAATCGTGCTGGGCATCGGAAGTACTTGGATAGGCCTTACGTTTTCAAGGATGGTGTAA
- a CDS encoding HEAT repeat domain-containing protein has protein sequence MTSGRDKGVKHGPIAQWFTGELTQYGQMDHGVNAGTWYRQEVTRTNRPIVAEETYKNGKVVSRIEHPSAEEARNIPREKTDVERGLEAFGRHLEQMSPEEREQLHIDVMKKMREEDMANVPPPARDPAADRKVITQYLTMLEDKDEEKRMNAILFLGPLGSLYPDKASKEIVPAFEKILKNKTQTMETKESVVMSLRQIGTNEAKRVLVEYAKTQK, from the coding sequence TTGACGAGCGGTCGCGATAAGGGAGTAAAACACGGACCTATCGCTCAATGGTTTACGGGGGAATTAACGCAATATGGACAGATGGACCATGGAGTGAACGCGGGAACGTGGTATCGACAAGAAGTGACACGAACGAATCGTCCTATTGTTGCCGAAGAAACCTATAAAAATGGGAAAGTTGTCAGCCGGATCGAGCATCCCAGTGCGGAAGAGGCTAGAAACATTCCGAGAGAGAAAACGGACGTAGAACGTGGTCTTGAAGCTTTTGGGCGCCACCTTGAACAAATGAGTCCTGAGGAGAGGGAACAGTTGCATATTGATGTGATGAAGAAAATGAGAGAAGAAGATATGGCGAACGTTCCGCCTCCCGCACGGGACCCTGCTGCTGATCGCAAGGTAATCACTCAATACCTTACAATGCTAGAGGACAAGGATGAAGAAAAGCGAATGAATGCCATACTCTTCCTGGGTCCACTTGGTTCGCTTTATCCGGATAAGGCATCAAAAGAAATTGTTCCGGCTTTCGAAAAAATCTTGAAAAACAAGACTCAAACAATGGAGACAAAGGAGAGCGTAGTGATGTCCTTACGGCAGATCGGAACAAATGAAGCCAAGCGAGTGCTTGTTGAATATGCCAAGACGCAAAAATGA
- a CDS encoding DMT family transporter: protein MTTHLSHQIKTAPNWKVNAAIVLVSVTFGGGFIVMKILLREFDPRAIALFRAFSGAIFFLPWLMRQRPKQSLKKNDWIRIVLAALTGIAANQLLFVLGLSYTTAGHSSVINSAIPVLTIAFAFLAGSEFLTGGRILGFLVSLGGILYLLGADKLSWNPETLPGDLITLGNASSYSLYLVIARPLSGRFHPGWITGCLMILGTIFLAPFGLEPLLSGSMWKALSTNGWYCLGYVVLVMTIGTYGLIAWILAHAESSRVAQGIYLQPFIAITLGAIFLGESISPRLILAAAMVLGGVALSKRTTDTRRNPRRTMLAVRKR, encoded by the coding sequence GTGACGACGCATCTTTCTCACCAAATCAAAACGGCGCCGAACTGGAAAGTCAATGCCGCGATTGTCCTGGTCTCGGTTACGTTCGGCGGCGGCTTTATTGTGATGAAGATTCTGCTCCGCGAATTCGATCCTCGGGCCATTGCGTTGTTTCGCGCTTTTTCCGGAGCGATCTTCTTTCTTCCGTGGCTGATGCGCCAGCGTCCGAAACAGAGTTTGAAGAAGAACGACTGGATTCGAATCGTGCTGGCAGCCCTCACCGGGATCGCCGCCAACCAGCTTCTGTTCGTCCTCGGACTGAGTTACACCACCGCCGGGCATTCCTCGGTTATCAATTCGGCGATCCCCGTGTTGACCATCGCCTTTGCTTTTCTTGCCGGGTCCGAATTCCTGACCGGCGGAAGAATTCTGGGCTTCCTGGTCTCCCTTGGAGGCATCCTCTACCTCCTGGGGGCCGATAAACTTTCGTGGAATCCCGAGACGCTGCCGGGAGACCTCATCACGCTGGGAAACGCCTCGTCTTACTCGCTCTACCTCGTCATCGCTCGCCCGCTTTCCGGCCGTTTCCACCCCGGATGGATTACCGGCTGCCTGATGATCCTGGGCACAATTTTCTTGGCACCGTTCGGCCTCGAGCCGCTCCTTTCCGGATCGATGTGGAAAGCTCTCTCGACGAATGGATGGTACTGCTTGGGCTACGTGGTGCTGGTGATGACCATCGGCACGTACGGTTTGATCGCGTGGATTTTGGCGCACGCGGAGTCCTCCCGCGTCGCGCAGGGGATTTACCTGCAACCGTTCATCGCCATCACGCTGGGCGCAATTTTCTTGGGGGAATCAATTTCCCCCCGATTGATTCTGGCGGCGGCCATGGTTCTCGGCGGCGTCGCCCTGTCCAAACGGACCACGGACACTCGTCGGAATCCCCGGAGAACCATGCTGGCCGTCCGAAAACGGTAA
- a CDS encoding DUF190 domain-containing protein, with protein MTSVLPEDGHLLRIFIGESDKHDGVPLYEWIVRKAREEGLAGSTVLRGMQGFGAHSRLHTTKILRLSEDLPIVIEIVDTIEKINRFLPIIDEAIPEGLATVEKVQIRFYRSGAK; from the coding sequence ATGACAAGCGTGTTACCCGAAGACGGACATCTCCTTCGGATTTTCATTGGAGAAAGTGATAAGCATGATGGCGTCCCCCTCTACGAGTGGATCGTCCGGAAAGCTCGTGAAGAGGGACTGGCCGGCTCGACGGTGCTTCGCGGAATGCAAGGATTTGGCGCCCATAGCCGACTCCACACCACAAAGATCCTTCGGCTTTCGGAAGATCTCCCGATCGTGATCGAGATCGTGGACACGATCGAGAAGATCAACCGGTTCCTTCCGATCATTGACGAGGCGATTCCGGAAGGGTTGGCCACTGTGGAGAAAGTACAGATCCGGTTCTATCGAAGCGGAGCAAAGTAG